In the genome of Patagioenas fasciata isolate bPatFas1 chromosome 12, bPatFas1.hap1, whole genome shotgun sequence, one region contains:
- the LOC136113554 gene encoding uncharacterized protein, which yields MVVKVHHGDAHTAQSQPLKNIKANTGLAAPQRKMKVAVLSVALLFTILLCTPEDAQELCCTKEGFPGGLRDSRRWDMAPTVCVRRPGVPLFLALFLEHLPFGASDLPWPKHLGLSCAQPWGTEGLRLKARDPAPAGTPEEPVGMRLFRPRWPRAAAEPCGTRYGRWWKWPWQLLYCYSCWVCRDPSYGLEEAASCQQPCPLVPRPPVCCQHTLLCLSAQRGDLYLGHVVALVAQTKEEGEQRTVHVALHPLLVVRHHGLHPLSEEADGELSQLAGLLGGRKKGGLQSQQLSAHGPRGQMSWRDSVPGKLPRQPSGPSTAGRAFGAVSHCLTPSQGQATASPNAPAPAANIAPLDATLLTMSALSDPLMTPPGNVESMTRSLSRKFFKIFFRGWGVEIIMSHMSRAVLQESALSAGQPGPQQRVRAQR from the exons atggttgtaaaagtacatcatggagatgctcacacagcccagagtcagccactgaagaatatcaaagcaaacacag gactcgctgcaccgcagaggaagatgaaggtcgcagtgctcagtgtggccctgctcttcaccatcctgctgtgcaccccagaggatgcgcag gagctctgctgcaccaaggagggcttccctggcggccTGCGGGACAGCAGAAGATGGGACATGGCACCCACCGTCTGCGTAAGGAGACCTGGTGTCCCCCTGTTCTTGGCTTTGTTCCTGGAACACCTGCCCTTTGGGGCCAGCGACttgccctggcccaaacatctggGGCTCTCttgtgcacagccctgggggacagagGGACTGAGGCTCAAAGCTCGAGACCCAGCGCCTGCAGGGACACCTGAGGAGCCCGTAGGGATGCGCCTGTTTAGGCCTCGGTGGCCAcgggctgctgctgagccctgtgGGACCAGGTATGGCAGGTGGTGGAAATGGCCATGGCAGCTTCTCTACTGCTACTCGTGCTGGGTCTGTAGGGACCCTTCCTATGGGCTGGAGGAAGCTGCCAgttgccagcagccctgtcccctggtgcccaggcCACCCGTGTGCTGCCAGCACACCCTTCTGTGCCTCAGTGCTCAGCGTGGAGATCTGTACCTTGGCCACGTTGTTGCTCTGGTCGCTCAAAcgaaagaagagggggagcagCGCACGGTGCACgtagctcttcatcctcttcttgtCGTGCGCCATCACGGACTGCACCCGCTCTCGGAAGAGGCGGATGGAGAGCTCTCGCAGCTGGCTGGACtcctgggaggaaggaagaaaggcggaCTTCAatcccagcagctctctgcccatg GCCCCCGTGGGCAGATGTCTTGGAGAGACTCCGTGCCTGGaaagctccccaggcagccatcaggccccagcacagcagggagggcatttggagctgtcagccactgcctgacccccagccaaggccaagccaccgCCTCCCCcaatgccccagccccagctgccaacaTTGCTCCTCTTGATGCTACCCTGCTCACCATGTCAGCTCTTTCTGACCCACTGATGACGCCTCCGGGAAACGTGGAGTCTATGACCAGGAGTCTTTCACGCAAGTTCTTTAAGATCTTCTTCAGAGGCTGGGGTGTGGAGATCATCATGTCCCACATGTCCAGGGCAGTCCTGCAGgagagcgctctgtcagcagggcagcctgggccacagcagcgtgtCCGGGCTCAGCGCTGA